The following proteins are co-located in the Pseudomonas fluorescens genome:
- a CDS encoding sulfite exporter TauE/SafE family protein: MLDLAMYLVLGAALGTVGGLFGIGGGLIAIPVLGVLFGLDQQLAQGTALVMVVPNVMLALWRYHQRNRIELRHALPLGVMGFSFAWLGSIWAVGLDAGAMRIGFIAFLLTLSAYNLLRMFTRNAPPTAQMRYSWPWLGVLGAASGSMGGLFGVGGAVVATPVLTSLFGTTQVVAQGLSLALALPSTSVTLVTYAWHHEVDWMIGVPLAVGGLLSISWGVKVAHALPERVLRGLFCGFLAVCAVMLTFKV, translated from the coding sequence GTGTTGGATCTAGCGATGTATCTGGTATTGGGCGCGGCCCTCGGCACCGTGGGCGGTCTGTTCGGCATTGGTGGCGGGTTGATTGCGATCCCGGTACTCGGCGTGCTGTTCGGTCTCGATCAACAGCTTGCCCAAGGCACCGCGCTGGTGATGGTGGTGCCTAACGTCATGTTGGCCCTGTGGCGTTACCACCAGCGCAACCGTATCGAACTGCGTCACGCGTTACCGTTGGGTGTCATGGGCTTCAGCTTTGCCTGGCTCGGCTCGATCTGGGCGGTCGGCCTGGATGCCGGCGCCATGCGCATCGGTTTTATCGCGTTCTTGCTGACGTTGTCAGCGTACAACCTGCTGCGCATGTTCACCCGGAATGCGCCGCCGACGGCGCAGATGCGGTATTCCTGGCCATGGCTCGGCGTGCTGGGTGCCGCGTCGGGCTCCATGGGCGGTTTGTTTGGTGTGGGCGGCGCGGTGGTGGCCACGCCGGTGTTGACCAGCCTGTTCGGCACCACTCAGGTGGTCGCCCAAGGCTTGTCCCTGGCCCTGGCGTTGCCCAGCACCAGCGTCACCCTGGTCACCTACGCCTGGCACCACGAGGTGGACTGGATGATCGGTGTTCCACTGGCGGTGGGTGGCCTGCTGAGTATCAGTTGGGGCGTGAAAGTTGCCCACGCGCTGCCGGAACGGGTACTGCGCGGCTTGTTTTGCGGTTTTCTGGCGGTGTGCGCGGTGATGCTCACCTTTAAAGTTTGA
- a CDS encoding LysR family transcriptional regulator codes for MQYISEIDQLSDYPSIDTDVLRTFVAIADQGGFTRAGELVNRTQSAVSMQMKRLEEDVLQRKLFERDGRQVRLTPEGQVLLGYARRILKLHSEVFNTLREPHMVGLVRIGTPDDYVMRYLPGILKRFSKAYPLIQIEMHCESSLVLMQRRDLALTVISREPGSEIGELLRNERMVWVAAPCFCVDEHESLPLAISGVDSFCTHWTRSALESIGRDYRLAYHSSNGAAIQAVVSAGLAVTVSMESLVTDDLRVLGSDEGFPPLPSVNLRLLRNPAMTSPITECLAEYILEGFKL; via the coding sequence ATGCAATACATCTCGGAGATTGATCAATTGTCCGACTACCCGAGCATCGACACCGACGTGCTGCGTACCTTCGTCGCCATCGCCGACCAGGGCGGTTTTACCCGGGCCGGCGAGCTGGTCAATCGCACGCAATCAGCGGTGAGCATGCAGATGAAGCGCCTGGAAGAAGACGTGCTGCAACGCAAACTGTTCGAACGCGACGGCCGCCAGGTGCGGCTGACGCCCGAAGGCCAAGTGCTGCTCGGTTATGCGCGGCGCATCCTGAAGCTGCACAGTGAGGTGTTCAACACGCTGCGCGAACCGCACATGGTCGGGTTGGTACGTATCGGTACGCCAGACGACTACGTGATGCGTTATCTGCCGGGCATCCTCAAACGGTTTTCCAAAGCCTACCCGTTGATCCAGATCGAAATGCACTGCGAATCGTCATTGGTATTGATGCAGCGCCGCGATCTGGCCCTCACCGTGATCAGCCGGGAGCCCGGGAGTGAAATCGGCGAACTGTTGCGCAATGAGCGCATGGTCTGGGTGGCGGCGCCGTGCTTCTGTGTGGACGAGCATGAGTCGCTGCCATTGGCTATTTCCGGGGTGGACAGCTTCTGCACCCACTGGACTCGCTCTGCCCTCGAATCCATTGGGCGCGACTATCGCCTGGCCTATCACAGCTCCAACGGGGCGGCGATCCAGGCGGTGGTCAGCGCAGGCCTGGCAGTCACCGTCAGCATGGAAAGCCTGGTGACAGACGACCTGCGGGTACTGGGCAGTGACGAGGGATTTCCACCGCTGCCGTCGGTTAATTTGCGCCTGCTGCGCAACCCGGCCATGACCTCGCCGATAACCGAATGCCTGGCCGAGTACATCCTTGAAGGCTTCAAACTTTAA
- a CDS encoding DUF1127 domain-containing protein yields the protein MKGQKGFVLMTKRPFFGLFQVVARWQALHHERQVLASLSDDALKDIGLNRGDVEQDRHLPFWQDPLRK from the coding sequence ATGAAAGGTCAGAAAGGTTTTGTGTTGATGACGAAACGTCCGTTTTTCGGGCTGTTTCAGGTGGTGGCCCGTTGGCAGGCACTGCACCACGAGCGTCAGGTGCTGGCGAGCTTGAGTGATGACGCACTCAAGGACATCGGGCTCAATCGTGGCGATGTGGAGCAGGATCGCCACCTGCCTTTCTGGCAAGACCCGCTGCGAAAATGA
- a CDS encoding winged helix-turn-helix domain-containing protein — MPVDLCFSLKQARRMALVAQGFSGRQAPAVIKAAHLNRVIDRLGVLQIDSVNAVVRSHYLPLFSRLGDYAPLLLEDAAWSQGRRRSLFEYWGHEASLLPMALYPLMRWRMERAKLGQGIYAQMARFGREQQATVHRVLQAVEERGALGAGSLSTREERAGPWWDWSDEKHALEWLFAAGLVTVAGRRGFERLYDLPERVIPVGILQQSPLSEAEAQRGLLLHSAKALGVATEKDLRDYFRLDPADSRSRLAELVEDEQLLACRVQGWKQPAYCLPEPKVPRTVPASALLSPFDSLIWERSRTERLFDFRYRLEIYTPQAKRVYGYYVLPFLHNERIAARVDLRAERANGRLAVHAVHEEAPGLDDAGMQALALNLRQMADWLGLEQVQLNCQRPSAARLRAAMLDVDGGL; from the coding sequence ATGCCCGTCGACCTGTGTTTTTCACTCAAGCAAGCTCGACGCATGGCGCTGGTGGCCCAGGGTTTTTCCGGGCGCCAGGCGCCAGCGGTGATCAAGGCTGCGCACCTCAACCGGGTGATTGATCGCTTGGGCGTGTTACAGATCGATTCGGTCAATGCGGTAGTGCGCTCGCATTATCTGCCGCTGTTTTCCCGCCTGGGTGATTACGCCCCTTTGCTTCTTGAAGACGCCGCCTGGAGCCAAGGGCGGCGGCGTTCGCTATTTGAATACTGGGGCCATGAGGCCTCTTTGCTGCCAATGGCGCTGTACCCGTTGATGCGCTGGCGCATGGAACGGGCAAAGCTGGGGCAGGGGATCTATGCGCAGATGGCGCGTTTTGGGCGTGAGCAGCAAGCCACTGTTCATCGCGTCCTACAGGCCGTCGAGGAGCGGGGCGCGTTGGGCGCGGGCAGCTTGTCCACCCGTGAAGAGCGTGCCGGCCCTTGGTGGGATTGGAGTGATGAAAAACACGCACTGGAATGGCTGTTCGCCGCCGGCCTGGTCACCGTCGCAGGGCGACGTGGTTTTGAGCGGCTCTACGATTTGCCCGAGCGGGTCATCCCCGTCGGCATCCTTCAACAATCCCCCTTGAGCGAAGCTGAGGCCCAGCGCGGCTTGCTGCTGCACAGTGCGAAGGCATTGGGGGTGGCCACTGAAAAGGACCTGCGTGATTATTTCCGCCTGGACCCCGCCGACAGCCGCAGCCGATTGGCCGAGTTGGTCGAGGACGAGCAGTTGCTGGCGTGCCGGGTGCAAGGCTGGAAGCAGCCGGCGTACTGCCTGCCTGAGCCGAAAGTGCCCCGCACGGTGCCGGCCAGTGCGTTGCTGTCGCCCTTCGATTCGCTGATCTGGGAGCGCAGCCGCACTGAGCGGCTGTTCGATTTTCGCTATCGGCTGGAAATCTACACCCCGCAGGCAAAGCGGGTGTACGGCTACTACGTGCTGCCGTTTTTACACAACGAGCGCATTGCTGCGCGCGTGGACCTGCGCGCCGAACGCGCCAACGGGCGCTTGGCGGTGCATGCGGTACACGAAGAGGCGCCGGGGCTGGACGACGCCGGGATGCAGGCGTTGGCGTTGAACCTGCGGCAAATGGCTGACTGGCTGGGGTTGGAACAGGTCCAGCTCAATTGCCAGCGGCCGAGTGCTGCGCGGTTAAGAGCAGCCATGCTCGACGTGGACGGTGGCCTTTAG
- a CDS encoding class II 3-deoxy-7-phosphoheptulonate synthase — translation MSQPWSPDSWRALPIQQQPQYPDAAHLLHVEQNLASYPPLVFAGEARELRRQFAEVTQGRAFLLQGGDCAESFAEFSAAKIRDTFKVLLQMAIVMTFAAGCPVVKVGRMAGQFAKPRSANDETIDGITLPAYRGDIVNGIGFDEKSRVPDPDRLLQSYHQSTATLNLLRAFAQGGFADLHQVHKWNLDFIANSALAEKYSQLADRIDETLAFMRACGMDSSPQLRETSFFTAHEALLLNYEQAFVRRDSLTNDYYDCSAHMLWIGDRTRQLDGAHVEFLRGVNNPIGVKVGPSMNPEDLIRLIDILNPDNDPGRLNLIARMGAGKVGDHLPNLIRAVQREGKQVLWSSDPMHGNTIKASSGYKTRDFAQILGEVKEFFQVHQAEGSYAGGIHIEMTGQNVTECIGGARPITEDGLSDRYHTHCDPRMNADQSLELAFLIAETLKQVKR, via the coding sequence ATGAGCCAACCCTGGAGCCCCGACAGCTGGCGCGCCCTGCCGATCCAGCAACAACCCCAGTACCCGGACGCTGCACACTTGCTGCACGTGGAGCAGAACCTGGCCAGCTACCCGCCACTGGTGTTTGCCGGGGAAGCCCGCGAGTTGCGCCGTCAGTTTGCCGAAGTAACCCAGGGCCGCGCGTTCCTGTTGCAGGGCGGCGACTGCGCCGAGAGCTTCGCCGAGTTCTCGGCGGCAAAAATCCGCGACACCTTCAAGGTGCTGCTGCAGATGGCGATCGTGATGACCTTCGCCGCCGGCTGCCCGGTGGTGAAAGTCGGGCGCATGGCCGGCCAGTTCGCCAAGCCGCGCTCGGCCAACGATGAAACCATCGACGGCATTACCCTGCCCGCCTACCGCGGCGACATCGTCAACGGCATCGGTTTCGACGAAAAAAGCCGCGTGCCGGACCCCGACCGCCTGCTGCAGTCCTATCACCAGTCCACCGCCACGCTGAACCTGCTGCGCGCGTTTGCCCAGGGCGGTTTTGCCGACCTGCATCAAGTGCACAAATGGAACCTGGACTTCATCGCCAACTCCGCACTGGCCGAGAAGTACAGCCAACTGGCGGACCGCATCGACGAAACCCTGGCCTTCATGCGCGCCTGCGGCATGGACAGCTCACCGCAGCTGCGCGAAACCAGCTTCTTCACCGCCCACGAAGCGCTGCTGCTCAACTATGAACAGGCCTTCGTGCGCCGCGACAGCCTGACCAACGACTACTACGACTGCTCGGCTCACATGTTGTGGATCGGCGACCGCACCCGTCAGTTGGACGGTGCCCACGTCGAATTCCTGCGCGGGGTGAACAACCCGATTGGCGTTAAGGTCGGCCCGAGCATGAACCCGGAGGACCTGATCCGCCTGATCGACATCCTCAACCCGGACAACGACCCCGGCCGCCTCAACCTGATCGCGCGCATGGGCGCCGGCAAGGTCGGCGACCACCTGCCCAACCTGATCCGCGCCGTACAGCGCGAAGGCAAGCAGGTGCTGTGGAGTTCCGACCCGATGCACGGCAATACCATCAAGGCCAGCAGCGGCTACAAGACCCGCGACTTTGCGCAGATTCTGGGTGAGGTGAAGGAGTTCTTCCAAGTGCATCAGGCCGAGGGCTCGTATGCCGGCGGGATTCACATCGAGATGACCGGGCAGAACGTTACCGAATGCATCGGCGGCGCACGGCCGATCACCGAAGACGGCTTGTCGGACCGCTACCACACCCATTGCGACCCACGGATGAATGCCGACCAGTCGCTGGAACTGGCGTTTCTGATTGCCGAGACGTTGAAACAAGTCAAACGCTGA
- a CDS encoding spermidine synthase — MTEERVERLLAEVHDDFGMIRVLEVADYRFLEFGDAIEQSCVFTADPSWLEYDYTRAMLIGALCHEQPESALFLGLGAGTLTQACLKFLPLEDVEAIELRPDVPRLAIEYLGLDDDPRLYIRIGDALQLLDTAEPADLIFVDLYTDVGPGVGHLAWTFLENCQKKLNPGGWLVINQWATDDGKPLGAALLRGLYHRHYWELPVKEGNVILLVPSELDQALDLGALTARAEALAPRLGYSLQALIKAIRPAT; from the coding sequence ATGACCGAGGAGCGTGTCGAGCGCCTGCTGGCCGAAGTCCATGATGATTTCGGCATGATCCGTGTGCTCGAAGTGGCCGACTACCGGTTTCTCGAGTTTGGCGATGCCATCGAGCAAAGCTGCGTATTTACCGCCGACCCCAGCTGGCTGGAGTACGACTACACCCGCGCCATGTTGATCGGTGCGTTGTGCCATGAGCAGCCGGAGAGCGCGCTGTTCCTGGGCCTTGGCGCCGGCACGCTGACCCAGGCGTGCCTCAAGTTCCTGCCGCTGGAAGACGTCGAAGCCATCGAGCTGCGCCCGGATGTGCCACGCCTGGCCATTGAGTACCTGGGGCTGGATGACGACCCGCGCTTGTACATCCGCATTGGTGACGCCCTGCAATTGCTCGACACCGCCGAGCCGGCCGACCTGATTTTCGTCGACTTGTATACGGATGTTGGCCCGGGCGTCGGGCATCTGGCCTGGACCTTCCTGGAAAACTGCCAAAAGAAACTCAACCCGGGTGGCTGGCTGGTGATCAACCAATGGGCCACCGACGACGGCAAACCGCTGGGCGCAGCCTTGCTGCGCGGGTTGTATCACCGGCATTACTGGGAGCTGCCGGTGAAGGAGGGCAATGTGATTCTGCTGGTGCCTTCGGAGCTGGATCAGGCGCTTGATCTGGGTGCCCTCACGGCGCGCGCCGAGGCGTTGGCGCCGCGGTTGGGGTATTCGTTGCAGGCGTTGATCAAGGCGATTCGGCCGGCGACTTAG
- a CDS encoding crotonase/enoyl-CoA hydratase family protein, with translation MNQASSRRVSRELQGHVLLLGLNRVEKRNAFDLELLNELSLAYGEFDRNDEARVAVVFAHGDHFTAGLDLINVSGVMSGGWQPPLGGCDPWGVFAGPRVSKPVIVAAQGYCLTIGIELMLAADINICASNTRFAQMEVQRGIFPFGGATLRFHQVAGWGNAMRWLLTGDEFDAHEALRLGLVQEVMASEDLLPRAIELASRIARQAPLGVQATLMSARQARMQGETVAAAGLQAVVEKLLNSEDAKEGVRAMVEKRPGVFKGI, from the coding sequence ATGAATCAAGCCAGCAGCCGTCGCGTCAGTCGTGAATTACAGGGCCATGTCCTGCTGTTGGGCCTGAACCGGGTGGAAAAGCGCAACGCCTTTGACCTGGAGTTGCTCAATGAGCTGAGCCTGGCTTACGGCGAATTTGATCGAAACGACGAGGCGCGGGTCGCCGTGGTGTTTGCCCACGGCGACCACTTCACCGCCGGGCTGGACCTGATCAATGTCAGCGGCGTGATGTCGGGCGGCTGGCAACCACCCTTGGGCGGGTGCGATCCGTGGGGTGTATTTGCCGGGCCCAGGGTCAGCAAACCGGTGATCGTCGCGGCTCAGGGTTACTGCTTGACTATCGGTATCGAGTTGATGCTCGCGGCGGATATCAATATTTGCGCGAGCAACACACGCTTTGCGCAGATGGAAGTACAGCGTGGGATCTTTCCGTTTGGCGGCGCGACACTGCGCTTTCATCAAGTGGCCGGCTGGGGCAATGCGATGCGCTGGTTGCTCACCGGCGATGAATTCGACGCGCATGAAGCCCTGCGTCTCGGGCTGGTGCAGGAAGTGATGGCCAGCGAAGACCTGCTGCCCCGTGCCATCGAGTTGGCCAGTCGCATTGCCCGCCAGGCGCCGCTGGGGGTGCAGGCGACGTTGATGTCGGCGCGCCAGGCGCGCATGCAAGGTGAAACCGTCGCGGCGGCAGGGTTGCAGGCGGTGGTGGAGAAATTGTTGAACAGTGAGGATGCCAAAGAAGGTGTGCGGGCGATGGTTGAGAAGCGGCCGGGGGTGTTTAAAGGAATTTGA
- a CDS encoding DEAD/DEAH box helicase, giving the protein MTQETGGFAAFNLNPNILAAVIATGYEEPSAIQQQSIPIIMAGQDMIGQAQTGTGKTAAFALPILHCIDPAKREPQALILAPTRELALQVATAFETYAKQMPGVTVVAVYGGAPMGPQLKAIRNGAQIVVATPGRLCDHLRRDEKVLSTVNHLVLDEADEMLKLGFMDDLEVIFKALPPTRQTVLFSATLPQSIRAIAERHLRDPQHVKIQTKTQTVTAIEQAHLLVHADQKTSAVLSLLEVEDFDALIMFVRTKQATLDLASALEAKGYKAAALNGDIAQNQRERVIDSLKDGRLDIVVATDVAARGLDVPRITHVFNVDMPYDPESYVHRIGRTGRAGREGRALLLVTPRERRMLQVIERVTGQKVAEVRLPDAQAVLDARIKKLTNSLSPLVADAESTHGELLDRLTADIGCTPRALAAALLRKATNGQALTLAAIEKERPLVPNNAPRGDRPERTGDRPDRGDRERRAPVPLAEGRARCRTALGARDGIAAKNLLGAILNEGGLAREAIGRIQVRDSFSLVELPEDGLEKLLAKLKDTRVAGKQLKLRRYRED; this is encoded by the coding sequence ATGACCCAGGAAACCGGCGGCTTCGCCGCTTTTAATCTTAACCCGAACATTCTTGCTGCCGTCATCGCGACCGGCTACGAAGAACCTTCGGCTATTCAGCAGCAATCGATCCCAATCATCATGGCCGGCCAGGACATGATTGGCCAGGCGCAAACCGGTACCGGTAAAACCGCCGCGTTCGCCCTGCCTATTCTGCATTGCATCGATCCTGCCAAGCGCGAGCCGCAAGCCCTGATCCTGGCGCCAACCCGTGAGTTGGCGCTGCAAGTAGCAACCGCTTTTGAAACCTACGCCAAGCAAATGCCAGGCGTAACCGTTGTGGCCGTTTACGGCGGCGCGCCTATGGGCCCACAACTGAAAGCAATCCGTAACGGCGCACAGATCGTTGTCGCCACCCCGGGCCGTCTGTGCGACCACCTGCGTCGTGACGAGAAAGTGCTGTCGACCGTGAACCACCTGGTTCTGGACGAAGCTGACGAAATGTTGAAGCTGGGCTTTATGGATGACCTGGAAGTCATCTTCAAGGCGCTGCCACCGACCCGTCAGACCGTACTGTTCTCGGCGACCCTGCCACAGTCGATCCGTGCCATTGCCGAACGCCACCTGCGCGATCCGCAACACGTGAAGATCCAGACCAAGACTCAGACCGTTACCGCGATCGAACAGGCTCACCTGTTGGTTCACGCTGACCAGAAGACCTCGGCTGTATTGAGCCTGCTGGAAGTTGAAGACTTCGACGCCCTGATCATGTTCGTGCGCACCAAGCAAGCGACCCTGGACCTGGCCAGTGCCCTGGAAGCCAAAGGCTACAAAGCCGCTGCGCTGAACGGTGACATTGCCCAGAACCAACGTGAGCGCGTGATCGACTCCCTCAAGGATGGCCGTCTGGACATCGTTGTGGCGACCGACGTTGCTGCCCGTGGCCTCGACGTTCCACGTATCACCCACGTGTTCAACGTTGACATGCCGTACGACCCAGAGTCCTACGTTCACCGTATCGGCCGTACCGGCCGTGCCGGTCGCGAAGGTCGTGCACTGCTGCTGGTGACTCCACGTGAGCGCCGCATGCTGCAAGTGATCGAGCGTGTTACCGGTCAGAAAGTTGCCGAAGTCCGCCTGCCGGATGCCCAGGCCGTTCTCGATGCGCGCATCAAGAAACTGACCAACAGCTTGTCGCCGCTGGTGGCTGACGCTGAATCGACCCACGGCGAACTGCTGGACCGCCTGACTGCCGATATCGGTTGCACCCCTCGTGCCCTGGCTGCAGCTCTGCTGCGCAAAGCCACCAACGGTCAGGCCCTGACCCTGGCAGCCATCGAGAAAGAACGCCCACTGGTTCCGAACAACGCGCCACGCGGTGATCGTCCAGAGCGTACCGGTGACCGTCCAGACCGTGGTGATCGTGAGCGTCGCGCTCCGGTTCCATTGGCTGAAGGCCGTGCTCGTTGCCGTACCGCGCTGGGCGCGCGTGATGGCATCGCCGCCAAGAACCTGCTGGGCGCTATCCTCAACGAGGGTGGCCTGGCACGTGAAGCGATCGGTCGCATTCAGGTCCGTGACAGCTTCTCCCTGGTGGAGCTGCCGGAAGACGGCCTGGAAAAACTGCTGGCCAAGCTGAAAGACACGCGCGTTGCCGGTAAGCAGCTGAAGCTGCGTCGCTACCGCGAAGATTGA
- a CDS encoding DODA-type extradiol aromatic ring-opening family dioxygenase, with protein MLPSLFISHGSPMLALQPGASGPALRRLAAELPRPKAIVVVSAHWESQTLLVSGSAAPETWHDFGGFPRELFAVQYPAPGDPQLAGEIVDLLKADGLDAQIDERRPFDHGTWVPLSLMYPAADIPVVQVSLPSRMGPALQTRVGHALAGLREQGVLLIGSGSITHNLGELNWHAGPESIEPWARDFRDWVVAKLAANDEAALHDYRRQAPHAVRSHPSDEHLLPLYFARGAGGDFSVAHQGFTMGALGMDIYRFG; from the coding sequence ATGCTCCCTAGCCTGTTTATCTCCCACGGCTCACCCATGCTTGCCCTGCAACCTGGCGCCAGCGGCCCGGCGTTGCGGCGTTTGGCGGCTGAACTGCCACGGCCCAAGGCGATTGTGGTGGTGTCCGCGCACTGGGAAAGCCAAACATTGCTGGTCAGCGGCAGCGCCGCCCCGGAAACCTGGCACGATTTCGGTGGTTTCCCCCGCGAACTGTTTGCCGTGCAATACCCAGCGCCGGGCGACCCGCAGTTGGCGGGTGAAATTGTCGACCTGCTCAAGGCTGACGGCCTGGATGCACAAATCGATGAGCGCCGGCCCTTCGACCACGGCACCTGGGTGCCGCTGTCGCTGATGTACCCGGCTGCGGATATTCCGGTCGTGCAAGTCTCGCTGCCCAGCCGTATGGGCCCGGCCCTGCAGACCCGAGTCGGCCACGCACTCGCGGGCTTGCGCGAGCAAGGCGTGCTGTTGATCGGTTCCGGCAGCATCACCCACAACCTCGGCGAGCTGAACTGGCACGCCGGGCCCGAGAGCATCGAGCCCTGGGCACGTGACTTCCGTGATTGGGTGGTGGCTAAGCTCGCTGCCAACGACGAAGCTGCCTTGCACGACTATCGCCGCCAGGCGCCCCATGCCGTGCGCAGCCATCCGAGCGATGAGCACCTGTTGCCGTTGTACTTTGCGCGTGGCGCCGGAGGCGATTTCAGCGTGGCGCACCAGGGGTTCACGATGGGCGCGCTGGGGATGGACATCTACCGTTTCGGCTAA
- a CDS encoding thiopurine S-methyltransferase, with protein sequence MEPKFWQERWARNQIGFHLPEVNPYLLRHWPTLGLADGAKVLVPLCGKSLDLIWLASLEYSVLGVELSEQAVEAFFSEQSLTPHIRQHGAFKVYQSGLIEVWCGDFFALDASAVNDCTALYDRAALIALPPLMRARYTEHLNSLLRPGCKGLLITLDYDQTQKVGPPFAVTDEEVRVLLGARWDLAVLEERDILSESWKAMQDGVTRLEERAYRLDKA encoded by the coding sequence ATGGAGCCTAAGTTTTGGCAAGAGCGCTGGGCGCGCAACCAGATCGGTTTTCATCTGCCCGAGGTCAATCCCTACCTGCTGCGGCATTGGCCAACCCTGGGCTTGGCTGACGGAGCCAAGGTGCTGGTGCCGTTGTGTGGCAAAAGCCTGGATCTGATCTGGCTGGCGAGTCTCGAATATTCGGTGTTGGGCGTGGAGTTGTCGGAGCAGGCCGTTGAAGCCTTTTTCAGTGAGCAGTCGCTGACGCCGCATATCCGCCAGCACGGCGCGTTCAAGGTCTATCAGTCCGGGTTGATCGAGGTGTGGTGCGGTGATTTCTTTGCCCTCGACGCCAGTGCGGTCAACGATTGCACTGCGCTTTACGACCGGGCCGCGTTGATTGCGTTGCCGCCACTGATGCGGGCGCGCTATACCGAGCATCTCAATAGTCTGCTGCGGCCTGGCTGCAAGGGGCTGCTGATCACCCTCGACTATGACCAGACGCAGAAGGTCGGCCCACCGTTTGCGGTCACCGACGAAGAGGTCCGGGTGTTGCTCGGCGCCCGTTGGGATTTGGCGGTGCTGGAAGAGCGCGACATCCTGAGTGAGAGCTGGAAGGCGATGCAGGACGGCGTCACGCGCCTTGAAGAGCGTGCCTATCGGTTGGACAAGGCGTAA
- the htpX gene encoding protease HtpX: MMRILLFLATNLAVVLIASITLSLFGFNGFMAANGVDLNLNQLLVFCAVFGFAGSLFSLFISKWMAKMSTSTQVITQPRTRHEQWLLQTVEQLSREAGIKMPEVGIFPAYEANAFATGWNKNDALVAVSQGMLERFSYDEVKAVLAHEIGHVANGDMVTLALVQGVVNTFVMFFARIIGNFVDKVIFKNEEGRGIAYYVATIFAEVVLGFLASAITMWFSRKREFRADEAGARLAGTGAMIAALQHLRSEQGLPVHMPDSLTAFGINGGIKQGFARMFMSHPPLDERIDALRRRG; the protein is encoded by the coding sequence ATGATGCGCATCCTGCTGTTCTTGGCCACTAACCTGGCGGTCGTGCTGATTGCCAGCATCACCCTGAGCCTTTTCGGCTTCAACGGGTTCATGGCGGCCAACGGGGTTGATCTGAACCTCAATCAGCTGCTGGTTTTCTGTGCGGTCTTTGGTTTTGCCGGCTCACTGTTCTCGCTGTTCATCTCCAAGTGGATGGCAAAGATGAGCACCAGCACCCAGGTCATCACCCAGCCACGCACCCGGCATGAACAATGGTTGCTGCAAACCGTTGAGCAATTGTCCCGCGAGGCCGGAATCAAGATGCCTGAGGTCGGGATCTTCCCGGCCTATGAAGCCAACGCCTTTGCCACCGGCTGGAACAAGAACGACGCGCTCGTTGCGGTGAGCCAGGGTATGCTGGAACGCTTTTCCTACGACGAAGTGAAGGCGGTACTGGCCCACGAGATCGGTCACGTAGCCAACGGCGACATGGTCACCCTGGCGCTGGTACAAGGCGTGGTGAACACCTTCGTGATGTTCTTCGCACGGATCATCGGCAACTTCGTCGACAAGGTGATCTTCAAGAACGAAGAAGGCCGTGGCATTGCCTACTACGTAGCGACCATCTTCGCGGAAGTGGTGCTGGGCTTCCTGGCCAGTGCAATCACCATGTGGTTCTCGCGCAAACGCGAATTCCGCGCAGACGAAGCCGGTGCCCGCCTGGCCGGTACCGGGGCAATGATTGCAGCGCTGCAACACCTGCGCTCCGAACAGGGCCTGCCGGTGCACATGCCCGACAGCCTGACGGCCTTTGGCATCAACGGTGGCATCAAGCAAGGCTTTGCACGCATGTTCATGAGCCACCCGCCGCTGGACGAGCGCATCGACGCGCTGCGTCGTCGGGGCTGA